A genomic segment from Cygnus atratus isolate AKBS03 ecotype Queensland, Australia chromosome 9, CAtr_DNAZoo_HiC_assembly, whole genome shotgun sequence encodes:
- the ST6GAL1 gene encoding LOW QUALITY PROTEIN: beta-galactoside alpha-2,6-sialyltransferase 1 (The sequence of the model RefSeq protein was modified relative to this genomic sequence to represent the inferred CDS: deleted 1 base in 1 codon) codes for MVHINVLKKIMCVLVVILIALTVCLWKETRGSYYVPFKTENDDSQIHRTSEKWNLLKSQDLVHEAAGGMGQMPKTLLSNENKVKGSISGTVEKSKKASDYVKVWDKDSSSRNLIPRLQKVEKNYLSMNKYNVTYSGKRNTAKLSPEQLLCQLRDRVNVSMIHGSDGPFNTSEWLRYLPEKSLNETVGRLGRCAVVSSAGSLKSSHLGPEIDSHDAVLRFNGAPVKGFQEDVGQKTTIRLVNSQLVTVEQQQFLRDALYNTGILIIWDPAPYHAEIHEWYRKPDYKFFEAYKLYRIRHPEQPFYILNPKMQWQLWDIIQENSLEHIQPNPPSSGTLGILIMMTLCDEVDVYEFLPSKRQTDICHYYQKFHDRACTMGAYHPLLFEKNLVKHLNQGTDEDIYTHGKVTLPGFRNIRC; via the exons ATGGTTCACATCAATGTgttgaaaaaaattatgtgtGTTCTTGTGGTGATTCTGATAGCTCTGACAGTTTGCCTTTGGAAAGAGACAAGAGGAAGCTACTATGTTCCTTTCAAGACTGAGAATGATGATTCACAGATTCACAGGACTTCAGAAAAGTGGAACCTACTTAAATCACAGGACCTTGTCCATGAAGCAGCTGGTGGAATGGGTCAGATGCCTAAAACTTTGCtgagtaatgaaaataaagtaaaaggcAGCATCTCTGGAACAGTGGAAAAGTCCAAGAAAGCATCAGACTATGTGAAGGTATGGGATAAGGACAGCTCATCACGAAATCTTATACCCAGGCTGCAGAAGGTC GAAAAAAACTACCTGTCCATGAACAAGTACAATGTGACCTACAGTGGGAAGAGGAACACTGCTAAactcagcccagagcagctgctgtgccagctACGGGACAGGGTGAATGTGTCCATGATACATGGATCAGATGGTCCATTTAATACATCCGAATGGCTGCGATACCTGCCGGAGAAAAGCCTCAACGAAACAGTGGGCCGCCTGGGTCGCTGTGCTGTTGTATCCTCAGCGGGGTCTCTGAAATCATCTCATTTGGGACCAGAGATAG ACAGCCATGATGCCGTCTTGCGGTTTAATGGGGCTCCTGTCAAAGGATTTCAAGAAGACGTGGGGCAAAAGACAACAATTCGTCTCGTTAACTCCCAG CTTGTCACCGttgagcagcagcagttcctgaGGGATGCGCTATATAACACTGGAATCTTAATTATCTGGGATCCAGCACCGTATCATGCAGAAATTCATGAG tggtACAGAAAACCAGACTACAAGTTTTTTGAAGCCTACAAGTTGTATCGTATTAGACATCCAGAGCAGCCTTTCTATATCCTGAATCCAAAAATGCAGTGGCAACTCTGGGATATTATTCAGGAGAATTCTCTGGAGCATATTCAGCCTAACCCCCCATCTTCTGGAACACTTG GCATTCTGATCATGATGACGCTCTGTGACGAAGTGGACGTGTATGAATTTCTCCCTTCCAAACGGCAGACTGACATTTGCCACTACTACCAGAAGTTTCACGACCGTGCCTGTACCATGGGAGCTTACCATCCTCTCTTGTTTGAGAAAAACTTGGTGAAGCATTTAAACCAGGGCACAGATGAGGACATTTATACTCATGGGAAAGTTACTTTGCCTGGCTTCCGAAACATACGTTGCTAG